In a genomic window of Drosophila takahashii strain IR98-3 E-12201 chromosome 3L, DtakHiC1v2, whole genome shotgun sequence:
- the Gug gene encoding arginine-glutamic acid dipeptide repeats protein isoform X4, with product MAASTQGEIRVGPGHQVNDVYAKLPDYNPISSFPIDKETDERELEESRWSPGVVADGDLLMFLRAARSMAAFQGMCDGGLEDGCLAASRDDTTINALDVLHDSGYDPGKALQALVKCPVSKGIDKKWTEDETKKFIKGLRQFGKNFFRIHKDLLPHKDTPELVEFYYLWKKTPGANNNRPHRRRRQSALRRNRVTRANNSNSNTPPKKEDTPEPQTATTAATATATASAASETASRSSPAVSKEENSSLTEDDASECDSDSSLTHKRDESPSRMRTRNKQQNSNSSNQNSSNTTSSSSSSGGGSNNAASGNATSIGSGSSGGGAAGGNSSSSKDQSANANAVANGKRPKRGSETPDVAGGGASVDSPKTPTKAVAESSANKRKGGKQDTPNKKKRTEQEERSSEPASAQEEPNAVKEKSRKRPDSPVESMNSDSRPDSVLDDGESNTTDTTTAEQQSTKDSKETTVSCKEERDMITNSDLEAKAEEAKAFKAEALAAEDSKDSAIKNMDEETNIQAPSSLDASSVEGPPVVNPVAPPITMKVPTIATVEALNASVDRKEAIEKMESCDSDPEMLKKLATIKQEVSPQQQHQQQQQSQQQQLQQQLAPMGIQPPPISAPSESIYIKKEPMEDSMDATCNQNSNEPQDLKVKIEIKNEDALKHSAGGGLPPTGPGAPHPLSGAPVESNQEPLHLQHLPPQPPPGYLIDGQLKYGPPGQGVPPQPPQLHSDAAGGAPPGAAPTTPQKYPPELEMKFAPQDLKYPPPPPLDALKYSQEMQAAAAAAAAAGKYDMKYMMEQQGKYPVELSAAHQPPSKPGYQDSLKIPDVKAGFGHLPHNVGSPLDVAHKYGPPPTSQESQQQQQSQQQQQSQPPGATPPPGIAMPKPHYQHDVQTPPLGRPFEPTGLMLKYGDPLAAKYGPPQDLKYPMPPVSQAGGPADVKPYGGENLIKSSPYGPPPESPIDASARSTPGQDSQGSNSNSQPPSMPPQPQQFQSPHPSPHMPSPAGGGLPPGMHPQNLIHGPPTGAPQPPPPPTSLHQPTPTAPGPPSLQHGLHPGHPGHPQLSVASSMPPSSIGIPPTLSTMAPSHMHPHLHPHAHLQGLHRPHDLPPSMHPHAPMPLSLQGHPPHGHGGLPQSHAPQQQQQQQPTGTVRTPSPAQQQQQPPRSLHDPQSSREPPSSQPSTTMAAGSSGGGPPPQQSPHAHRTSPLPGLSGSGPPPPGLIGHPMAIHPHLAHLPPGHPAHAALAHPGHHLLSHSIAGLGPGGGPIALLAGPGGLGGIPESALSRRTPPSHLPHASHASAAPLTPHSVASMTSSSMSLTTSTVPSSAFSRASPSVQISSGGGGGGPSSSGPGSVGLANSSAAAAAAAAAAAHRAASPASSVSSLSRQSPLHPVPQSPLSHHPSSSALSAAAAAVAERDRHALMRQQSPHMTPPPVSQASLMASPLSKMYAPQPGQRGLGTSPPPHLRPGASPPVIRHPQMPLPLPLIAPGGGIPQIGVHPGQSPYPHPLLHPSVFYSPHHHPFNSPYGYAPYGPGFPAYMKPPPQPGQLDPAAVMAAHHAGLQGPPPQQMRQDEQNAAAAAAAAAAAEKQHQAAAAAAAQQHKAPQQQPPGGMPPNKPPTPKTPQGPGGGMPPGMGGPGTPTGLPPGAYPGSHMPGYPQGPPHGSPFAPQDGQPHGLKPTSHMDALRAHAHSANSAGMGGGHHPTEPLPIDIEPDPEPEIPSPTHNIPRGPSPEAKPDDTECHRSQSAIFVRHIDRGDYNSCTRTDLIFKPVADSKLARKREERDRKLAEKERERRQQQQQQQQQQQQQQAAAAQQAAQQAKMKAELKPPYADTPALRQLSEYARPHVAFSPVEQMVPYHHPMGPMYRERELEEIKNAQAAAASQSRLDPHWMEYYRRSLSNHPHSGIHPSQFPLYANPAISQMERERLGIPPPHHVGLDPGEHMIRLTREYHAHSHTHLHLPLHPQPQPPEAGFQLPPNVGQYPRPNMLIPREPHSDVLLRMSYADQLQYLQAAEFQRQSLHDQYFRQRPR from the exons ATGGCGGCCTCCACTCAAGGAGAAATTCGAGTGGGTCCCGGCCACCAGGTAAACGATGTCTAT GCAAAACTGCCCGATTATAATCCAATCTCAAGCTTCCCCATCGACAAGGAAACCGATGAACGTGAACTAGAGGAATCAAGATGGAGTCCAGGCGTTGTGGCCGATGGCGACTTGTTAATGTTCTTGCGTGCGGCTCGCTCGATGGCTGCATTTCAAGGAATGTGTGATGGCGGTTTAGAAGACGGTTGTTTGGCTGCCAGTCGCGACGACACCACAATAAACGCACTCGACGTG CTCCACGATTCTGGCTACGATCCAGGCAAAGCTCTACAAGCGCTCGTAAAGTGCCCCGTTTCCAAGGGCATCGACAAGAAGTGGACGGAGGACGAAACAAAGAAATTCATCAAGGGTCTGCGACAGTTCGGGAAGAACTTCTTCCGCATCCACAAGGACCTGCTGCCGCACAAGGACACGCCGGAGCTGGTCGAGTTCTACTATCTGTGGAAGAAGACGCCCGGCGCGAACAACAACAGGCCGCACAGGCGGCGTAGACAGAGCGCCCTGCGCCGCAATCGTGTCACGCGggccaacaacagcaacagcaacacaccTCCCAAGAAGGAGGACACTCCGGAACCACAAACTGCGACGACGGCGGCGACGGCGACGGCGACGGCAAGCGCGGCGTCCGAGACGGCGAGTCGCTCCTCGCCCGCTGTCTCCAAGGAGGAGAACAGCTCGCTCACCGAGGACGACGCCAGCGAGTGCGACAGTGATTCGAGTCTGACCCACAAAAGGGATGAATCACCCTCAAGGATGAGGACGCGAAATAAGCAAcagaacagcaacagcagcaaccagaacagcagcaacaccaccagcagcagcagcagcagcggcggcggcagcaacaacgccGCTTCCGGCAACGCCACTTCCATAGGCAGCGGTTCGAGCGGCGGCGGTGCCGCTGGCGGCAACAGCTCCTCGTCCAAGGACCAGTCAGCCAACGCCAACGCCGTGGCTAATGGCAAGAGGCCCAAGCGAGGCTCCGAAACACCGGATGTGGCCGGCGGCGGAGCCTCGGTCGATAGTCCCAAGACGCCGACGAAAGCGGTGGCCGAGAGTTCGGCCAACAAGCGCAAGGGCGGCAAGCAGGATACGCCCAACAAGAAGAAGCGAACGGAACAGGAGGAACGCAGCAGCGAGCCAGCGAGTGCCCAGGAGGAGCCGAATGCCGTCAAGGAGAAGTCGCGCAAGCGACCGGACAGCCCGGTGGAGAGCATGAACTCGGACAGCCGGCCGGACTCGGTGCTCGACGATGGCGAGTCGAATACGACGGACACCACCACCGCCGAGCAGCAGTCCACCAAGGACAGCAAGGAGACGACGGTCAGCTGCAAGGAGGAGCGCGATATGATCACCAACAGTGATCTGGAGGCCAAGGCGGAGGAAGCGAAGGCCTTCAAGGCGGAGGCTTTGGCGGCGGAGGACAGCAAGGATAGCGCCATTAAGAACATGGACGAGGAGACGAATATCCAGGCGCCGAGCAGTCTGGATGCGAGTTCGGTGGAGGGACCCCCTGTGGTCAATCCCGTGGCGCCGCCCATTACCATGAAGGTGCCCACAATTGCCACTGTGGAGGCGCTGAATGCTTCGGTGGATCGCAAGGAGGCCATCGAGAAAATGGAGTCCTGCGACAGCGATCCAGAGATGCTCAAGAAGCTGGCCACCATCAAGCAGGAGGTTtctccgcagcagcagcaccagcagcagcagcaatcccaacagcagcagttgcaacaGCAACTTGCTCCCATGGGCATTCAGCCACCTCCAATTAGCGCCCCCTCAGAATCGATCTACATCAAGAAGGAGCCCATGGAGGACTCCATGGACGCCACCTGCAATCAGAACAGCAACGAGCCGCAGGATCTCAAGGTGAAGATCGAGATTAAGAATGAGGATGCACTGAAGCACAGTGCGGGAGGAGGTCTGCCGCCCACGGGACCAGGTGCACCACATCCGCTCTCCGGAGCTCCCGTAGAAAGTAATCAGGAGCCGCTGCACCTGCAACATCTGCCTCCGCAACCGCCTCCTGGCTACCTGATCGATGGCCAGCTGAAGTACGGACCACCGGGACAGGGAGTGCCGCCGCAGCCACCGCAGCTGCATAGCGATGCGGCTGGAGGAGCACCGCCCGGAGCAGCGCCTACAACGCCGCAGAAATACCCCCCCGAGCTGGAGATGAAGTTTGCTCCCCAGGATCTCAAGTAtccaccaccgccaccgctGGATGCACTCAAGTACAGCCAGGAGAtgcaggcggcggcggctgcagCGGCTGCTGCCGGCAAGTACGACATGAAGTACATGATGGAGCAGCAGGGCAAGTATCCCGTGGAGTTGTCCGCTGCCCATCAGCCGCCTAGCAAGCCGGGCTACCAGGATTCGCTAAAGATTCCCGATGTAAAGGCCGGCTTTGGTCACCTGCCGCACAACGTGGGCTCTCCGCTGGACGTGGCCCACAAATACGGACCGCCACCCACATCCCAAGagtcccagcagcagcagcaatcgcagcagcagcagcagtcgcagCCGCCGGGAGCCACACCTCCGCCTGGCATCGCCATGCCCAAGCCGCACTACCAGCACGACGTGCAGACGCCTCCCTTGGGACGACCCTTCGAGCCCACTGGCTTGATGCTCAAGTACGGCGATCCATTGGCGGCTAAGTACGGTCCGCCGCAGGATCTCAAGTACCCCATGCCACCGGTTTCGCAGGCAGGAGGACCTGCGGACGTGAAGCCCTATGGCGGCGAGAATCTGATCAAATCCTCGCCTTACGGGCCTCCGCCCGAGAGTCCAATCGACGCCTCTGCGCGCTCTACTCCTGGCCAAGATAGCCAGGGCAGCAATAGTAATTCGCAGCCGCCGTCGATGCCACCGCAACCGCAGCAGTTCCAGTCGCCGCATCCCTCGCCGCACATGCCTTCGCCAGCGGGAGGTGGCCTGCCGCCGGGAATGCATCCGCAAAATCTCATCCACGGCCCGCCAACAGGCGCCCCTcagccgccgccaccgcccaCGTCGTTGCATCAGCCCACGCCGACGGCTCCAGGTCCTCCAAGTCTACAGCATGGCCTGCATCCCGGACATCCGGGACACCCGCAACTGTCGGTGGCTTCATCGATGCCCCCGAGCTCCATTGGCATACCTCCCACGCTCTCGACGATGGCGCCCTCGCACATGCATCCTCACCTTCATCCGCACGCCCATCTGCAGGGTCTCCATCGGCCGCACGATCTGCCACCCAGTATGCATCCGCATGCTCCGATGCCGCTGTCGCTCCAGGGACATCCGCCACATGGTCACGGTGGACTGCCGCAGTCGCATgctccccagcagcagcagcagcaacagccaaCTGGCACGGTGCGTACGCCATCAcctgcccagcagcagcagcagccgccgagGTCTCTGCACGATCCGCAATCCTCGCGGGAGCCGCCCAGCTCGCAGCCCTCGACCACGATGGCAGCGGGATCGAGTGGCGGCGGCCCACCGCCGCAACAGTCGCCGCATGCGCATCGCACATCGCCGTTGCCCGGGCTCTCGGGTAGTGGTCCTCCGCCGCCGGGACTCATTGGGCATCCGATGGCCATACACCCGCACCTGGCCCACCTGCCACCGGGTCATCCGGCCCACGCAGCGCTCGCCCATCCGGGACACCATCTGCTCTCGCATTCGATAGCAGGCCTGGGACCGGGCGGTGGACCCATCGCCTTGCTAGCCGGACCCGGTGGCCTGGGAGGTATTCCCGAGTCCGCTCTCAGTCGCCGCACCCCGCCCTCTCACCTGCCACACGCCTCGCACGCCTCCGCGGCCCCGCTGACGCCGCATTCGGTGGCCAGCATGACCTCCAGCAGCATGTCGCTGACCACCAGCACGGTGCCATCGTCTGCCTTCAGTCGCGCCAGTCCCAGCGTACAGATCTCGagcggtggaggaggaggaggaccaaGCTCCTCAGGACCCGGCAGCGTTGGACTGGCCAACTCctcggcagcggcggcggcggctgcagCGGCAGCTGCCCATCGAGCGGCCTCGCCGGCGTCCAGCGTTAGCAGCCTGAGTCGCCAGAGCCCGCTGCATCCGGTGCCACAGTCGCCGCTCAGCCATCATCCCTCGTCCTCTGCGCTCTCCGCCGCGGCAGCCGCTGTGGCGGAAAGGGATCGGCATGCGCTGATGCGTCAGCAGTCGCCGCACATGACGCCACCGCCGGTGTCGCAGGCCTCGCTGATGGCCAGTCCGCTGAGCAAGATGTACGCTCCTCAACCGGGTCAGCGGGGTTTGGGAACATCTCCGCCGCCGCATTTGCGGCCAGGAGCCTCGCCGCCGGTCATCCGCCATCCTCAGATGCCGCTGCCGTTGCCGCTGATTGCACCTGGCGGGGGAATTCCGCAGATTGGAGTGCATCCCGGGCAGTCGCCGTATCCGCACCCGCTGCTGCATCCCTCGGTCTTCTACTCGCCGCATCACCATCCCTTCAATTCGCCATATGGATATGCGCCCTATGGTCCTGGTTTTCCGGCCTACATGAAGCCGCCGCCACAGCCGGGACAACTTGACCCCGCTGCCGTGATGGCCGCTCACCATGCCGGATTGCAAGGTCCGCCGCCGCAGCAGATGCGTCAGGATGAGCAGAATGCAGCGgcggccgcagcagcagctgcagctgctgagAAGCAACACCAGGCGGCTGCAGCAGCGGCCGCCCAGCAGCACAAGGCGCCGCAGCAACAGCCGCCCGGCGGAATGCCACCGAACAAGCCGCCGACGCCAAAGACGCCGCAGGGTCCGGGCGGTGGGATGCCTCCCGGAATGGGTGGACCGGGAACACCGACGGGACTGCCGCCTGGTGCCTACCCCGGCAGCCATATGCCGGGATATCCACAGGGACCGCCGCATGGATCGCCCTTCGCGCCGCAAGATGGTCAGCCTCACGGTCTGAAGCCCACGTCGCACATGGACGCCCTGCGAGCGCACGCACACTCGGCCAATTCGGCGGGAATGGGCGGCGGACATCATCCCACGGAGCCAT tgcCCATTGATATTGAGCCGGATCCGGAGCCAGAGATTCCCAGTCCCACGCACAACATACCACGTGGTCCCAGTCCCGAAGCGAAACCGGACGACACCGAGTGCCATCGCTCTCAGTCTGCCAT ATTTGTGCGCCACATCGATCGTGGGGATTACAACTCATGCACGAGAACGGATTTGATCTTCAAGCCGGTGGCCGACTCAAAGTTGGCTCGCAAGCGCGAAGAGCGCGACCGCAAGCTGGCCGAAAAGGAGCGAGAGCGGCGTCAG cagcagcaacaacagcaacagcagcagcaacaacagcaggcaGCAGCCGCTCAACAGGCGGCGCAGCAGGCCAAGATGAAGGCGGAGCTGAAGCCGCCGTATGCGGATACGCCAGCACTGCGCCAACTGTCGGAGTACGCTCGTCCCCACGTCGCCTTCAG TCCTGTTGAGCAGATGGTGCCATATCATCATCCAATGGGCCCCATGTACAGAGAGAG GGAACTGGAAGAGATCAAGAACGCACAAGCTGCTGCGGCGAGTCAATCCCGACTAGATCCGCACTGGATGGAGTACTATCGACG ATCTCTTTCCAACCATCCCCACAGCGGCATCCACCCCTCGCAGTTCCCCCTGTATGCGAATCCCGCGATATCGCAGATGGAGAGGGAGCGTCTGGGAATTCCACCTCCGCACCATGTGGGGTTGGACCCGGGCGAGCACATG ATACGATTGACGAGAGAATATCATGCACACTCTCATACTCATTTACATTTGCCTTTGCATCCACAGCCGCAACCACCGGAGGCCGGTTTCCAACTGCC